The Alphaproteobacteria bacterium genome includes a window with the following:
- the ntrC gene encoding nitrogen regulation protein NR(I), producing MAQATILVADDDKAIRTVLNQALGRLGYEVRTTGHASQLWKWVADGDGDLVITDVVMPDENGLDLVPRIRKVRPELRVIVMSAQNTLLTAIKATERGAFEYLPKPFDLKELVSVVERALTAPKAPVSLDGLGDDEAPDEKLPLIGRSPAMQEIYRVLARLMGTDLTVMITGESGTGKELVARALHDYGKRRNGPFVALNMAAIPRELIESELFGHEKGAFTGATARYAGRFEQSQGGTLFLDEIGDMPIEAQTRLLRVLQEGEYTTVGGRTRIRADVRIVAATHRDLRQLVRQGLFREDLFYRLNVVPIRLPPLRERSDDVPLLVRHFLQTTATEGLPMKNLDAPAMDRLRQHRWPGNVRELENLIRRLLALYTQEVIGVDIIEAELSDANPAPVTEAAPTDESLGASVERHLRAYFDAHKDGLPPAGVYDRILREMERPLLSLTLSATRGNQIKAAQLLGLNRNTLRKKIRELDIQVVRGLK from the coding sequence ATGGCACAGGCCACCATTCTGGTCGCGGACGACGACAAGGCGATCAGGACCGTTCTCAATCAGGCGCTGGGCCGTTTGGGCTACGAAGTCCGGACGACGGGGCACGCCTCGCAGCTTTGGAAATGGGTCGCCGACGGCGACGGCGATCTGGTCATCACCGACGTGGTGATGCCCGACGAAAACGGCCTCGACCTCGTGCCGCGTATCCGCAAGGTGCGCCCCGAGTTGCGCGTTATCGTGATGAGCGCGCAGAACACGCTGCTGACCGCCATCAAGGCGACCGAGCGCGGCGCGTTCGAATACCTGCCCAAGCCGTTCGATCTGAAGGAGCTCGTCTCCGTCGTCGAACGCGCGCTGACCGCGCCCAAGGCGCCGGTGTCGCTCGACGGGCTGGGCGACGACGAAGCGCCGGACGAGAAACTGCCGCTGATCGGCCGCTCGCCGGCGATGCAGGAAATCTATCGCGTGCTCGCGCGCCTGATGGGCACGGATCTGACCGTGATGATCACGGGCGAGTCCGGTACGGGCAAGGAACTGGTCGCGCGCGCGCTCCACGATTACGGCAAGCGCCGCAACGGGCCGTTCGTGGCGCTCAACATGGCCGCGATCCCGCGCGAGTTGATCGAAAGCGAATTGTTCGGCCACGAGAAGGGCGCCTTCACCGGCGCCACGGCGCGTTACGCGGGCCGCTTCGAGCAAAGCCAGGGCGGCACGCTGTTCCTCGACGAAATCGGCGACATGCCGATCGAAGCGCAGACGCGTTTGCTGCGCGTGTTGCAGGAAGGCGAGTACACGACCGTCGGCGGGCGCACGCGCATCCGCGCCGATGTGCGGATCGTCGCCGCCACGCACCGCGATCTGCGCCAGCTCGTGCGCCAAGGCCTGTTCCGCGAAGATCTGTTCTATCGCCTCAACGTCGTGCCGATCCGTTTGCCGCCGTTGCGCGAGCGTTCCGACGACGTGCCGCTGCTGGTGCGGCACTTCCTGCAAACCACGGCGACCGAAGGGTTGCCGATGAAGAATCTCGACGCGCCCGCGATGGATCGGCTGCGCCAGCATCGCTGGCCGGGCAACGTGCGCGAACTCGAGAATTTGATCCGGCGACTGCTGGCGCTCTATACGCAGGAAGTGATCGGCGTCGACATCATCGAAGCCGAACTCTCCGACGCCAATCCCGCCCCGGTGACGGAAGCCGCCCCGACGGACGAATCGCTGGGCGCTTCGGTCGAACGCCACTTGCGCGCCTATTTCGACGCGCATAAGGACGGTTTGCCGCCCGCCGGCGTCTATGATCGCATCCTGCGGGAGATGGAACGCCCGCTGCTGTCGCTCACGCTGTCGGCGACGCGCGGCAACCAGATCAAAGCCGCGCAGTTGTTGGGCCTCAACCGCAACACTTTGCGCAAGAAAATCCGCGAGTTGGACATCCAGGTCGTACGCGGCCTAAAGTGA